The proteins below come from a single Pseudomonas sp. MYb118 genomic window:
- a CDS encoding flagellar hook-length control protein FliK: MPVTPNILLQATAQAKTQAASANSTALTAEPGDKASSFAQVYANQAQNKPFAATDAPVKPTRDKVPEKAADNAGKKDVSDNKSAAPEPTVADSGKSLPAEKPASADDKTASDDTADEAATPVAGTTPTDPALDPALLPELQPVVTEPVPQAPPVAAVVQPQVEAPVAVAVVAAQPAVAADSDFDPEADPLDALPAVRMAMEQGGHISAASQAQPKAAPTPAQAQADGEPTSAQNFAAGMASMLDVQADKDSTSQGGEKAFSGLISDGLKDLKSASSDTRVDDFANRLAALTQAATPKTANAVPVNQPIAMHQNGWTEEVVNRVMYLSSANLKAADIQLQPAELGRLDIRVNMVPDQQTQVTFMSAHPSVREALDGQMHRLRDMFAQQGMGQVDVNVSDQSRGSQQGQEQAQQSQSGRATANGGRIDTPEDELATSIAEAAATATSVIGTSAVDYYA; this comes from the coding sequence ATGCCCGTTACCCCCAATATTCTTCTTCAGGCCACCGCGCAGGCCAAGACTCAAGCCGCCTCCGCCAATTCAACGGCGCTGACCGCAGAGCCCGGGGACAAGGCGTCCAGCTTCGCTCAGGTCTATGCCAACCAGGCTCAGAACAAGCCCTTCGCCGCCACTGATGCGCCGGTCAAGCCGACCCGCGACAAGGTGCCGGAAAAGGCGGCGGACAACGCCGGCAAGAAGGACGTCAGCGACAACAAGTCTGCCGCCCCCGAGCCGACGGTTGCCGATAGCGGCAAATCCTTGCCCGCCGAAAAACCGGCGTCCGCCGATGACAAGACTGCCAGTGACGATACCGCGGACGAGGCGGCGACGCCGGTCGCCGGCACGACGCCGACTGATCCTGCCCTCGACCCGGCGCTGCTGCCCGAGCTGCAACCGGTGGTGACCGAGCCGGTGCCGCAAGCACCTCCCGTTGCCGCTGTCGTGCAGCCGCAGGTTGAAGCCCCGGTTGCCGTCGCCGTGGTTGCGGCGCAGCCAGCCGTGGCGGCTGACAGCGATTTCGATCCTGAAGCCGATCCGCTCGATGCCTTGCCGGCCGTGCGCATGGCGATGGAGCAGGGCGGTCATATTTCCGCCGCCAGTCAGGCCCAGCCCAAGGCCGCGCCAACCCCTGCGCAGGCCCAGGCTGACGGCGAACCGACTTCGGCACAGAACTTCGCCGCCGGCATGGCGAGCATGCTCGACGTCCAGGCTGACAAGGACAGCACCAGTCAGGGTGGAGAAAAGGCCTTCAGCGGGTTGATCAGTGATGGCCTCAAGGACTTGAAGTCCGCCAGCAGCGACACCCGTGTCGATGACTTCGCCAATCGCCTGGCCGCACTGACCCAGGCGGCCACACCGAAAACCGCCAATGCGGTGCCGGTCAACCAGCCGATCGCCATGCATCAGAACGGCTGGACCGAGGAGGTGGTGAACCGGGTCATGTACCTGTCCAGCGCCAATCTCAAGGCGGCCGACATCCAGTTGCAACCGGCGGAGCTGGGGCGTCTGGATATTCGCGTCAACATGGTGCCGGATCAGCAGACCCAGGTGACGTTCATGAGCGCCCACCCAAGCGTGCGTGAAGCCCTGGACGGACAAATGCACCGCCTGCGCGACATGTTTGCCCAGCAGGGCATGGGGCAGGTCGACGTCAATGTGTCCGACCAGTCCCGCGGTTCGCAGCAAGGCCAGGAGCAGGCGCAACAGAGCCAGAGCG
- a CDS encoding Hpt domain-containing protein, with translation MADTHLDRDVLNALQEVMEDEYPALLDTFLIDCTERLSVLHQAGDAETLGATAHSFKGSCSNMGATRLARLCHELEQRSKRPPLQGIEQLIADIDGEFAIVRPMYEAERRRSLAENQTIQRF, from the coding sequence GTGGCTGACACACATCTGGACCGCGACGTGCTCAATGCGTTGCAAGAGGTCATGGAGGATGAGTATCCGGCGTTGCTCGATACTTTTCTCATCGACTGCACCGAACGATTGAGCGTGCTGCATCAGGCTGGCGATGCCGAAACGCTGGGTGCCACAGCGCACAGTTTCAAGGGCAGTTGCAGCAACATGGGCGCCACGCGCCTCGCACGGCTCTGCCATGAGCTGGAGCAGCGCAGCAAACGACCGCCCTTGCAAGGCATCGAGCAACTGATCGCCGACATTGATGGCGAGTTCGCCATCGTTCGTCCTATGTACGAAGCGGAGCGCCGACGTTCTCTCGCTGAAAACCAGACCATTCAGCGTTTTTAA